The Setaria viridis chromosome 9, Setaria_viridis_v4.0, whole genome shotgun sequence sequence GGGGCCGACCTGAAACAAGATCAAGGCACCATATGAGGAGGGGAAAGCAAACCGAAATCAAGCACTCCGCTCTTCTCAAATGATGAGAAACGAAAATTGCGGCAGCGAAACGTCGGACCAAGGAGCACTCTTTCCAGCTCAGCGTAGCTCAGTGCCTCGAATCAGTtttgaaccaaaaaaaaaacaaggaaccttttcttttttttgcttgGGATTCACCAGCCACCGAGGACTCCGAAAAGCAAAACGGTATCGTACCTCGGTagtcgggtggcggcggcgagcaaggacggccggcgggcgccagcgtggggcggaggcgggacgcgGCCGAGGCGGGCGCGACGCGAGCAAGAGcaaggatgcggcggcggccagcgtgGGCGTGAGTGAATAGGATGTACTACGTCGCGAGTAGCCGACTAGCGAAGCGGATTGCGGCGCGGGTGTGGAAGAGTCGGGCGGGGGGCTGTGGCCGGAGGCCATTGGTTTCGCCGGGTCGGCTGTTTCAGAATGGATTCGACGGCAGTGAATCGTATGATGATTCAGGGGTGCGCTTGGTTGAGCAGcgatataaaaaaaaagaaagtagctGGGGTCGTAGATTACGGAGAAGTAGCTGTGAGTCGTGGAAAAATCATTTGATGGAATAACTGTGGTAGCTTTTCAGAAAAGTAGCACACTCTTCCTCACTCACCGACGAGCGgacccctccctctctccgccAAAGACTCCGCTGACTGCAACCATCCCAACACAGGCAAAAGCCCATGGACAAACCATATGCACAGTGACACGCCACACGCACAGACTTGAGAAAAAGGGGAACGACGCATAGCTACCGAGCAGCAACATGTAGAATCATCTAGGGGAAAATCTCTGCTCTGCTCAGATGGAGATGCTGTTTGGGATGCCCATGGCCTTGAGTCCCTCGCCCTTCTCGCCGGTGACGTCCGACGTGTTGGGATACAGCAGCATGTACGGCATCTTCACGGGCCCGGTCCGGTTCTTGTTCGCCGGGTCGTTGTTCATCTTCACGATGCGCTTCTCGATCTCCACCAGCCGGCTGCCGAACCTCTTGAACGCGTCCAGCGCCTTGGCGTCCGACGTCCAGCGCTCCGGCTCGTCGCGCTGGCCGAGGTACACCTCGTCGGAGGAGTGCTTGGAGAGGATCTCGATGAGCGAGATGCCCAGGATGGTCTGGAGCTGGCTGGTGATGGTGCGGATGTACACCTTGTCGGCCTCCTCCTGCCCAGCTTCCAGCTGCGCGTACTCCTTGGTGCCTGGCTCCGGCATCGGCCGCCGGCTCACGGTCGGCCGGTTCGGGAGGTACCCGGCGTACGGGTACTGCCCGAAGTTGACGGCCGCGTGCAGCGCCGACGCCACCCAGATGATGGTCGTGCACGTCCTGGTGAGCTCCTTGACGGTGATCATCTTGGGCCACCAGTCCCTGTCCTTGAGGTCACCGTGCGCGACCTCACGGACCTCCTTCCACCACGCCTGCAGCTCCGCGTCGCGCCGCACCTCGCCGTCGTTGTGGTAGTAGATGGCCAGGTACTCCTTGACCCACTGCTCGATCGTCCACCAGATCATCAAGCCGTCCTTGGCGTACGGGTAGTCCTTGATCAGCAAACGGACACCGAACGGGTCCGACGCGTCCGGCACGGCGACGCCTCTGCAAGCTCGGGAAATCCCGTATCAACCATACAGTTTGGGTATCGCGCTGTTGCATCCTGATCAAGTTCCTATATCTGCACGTACCTCTTGATGAGATCGTTGGGGAGGGCCTGCTCCGTGAGATTCCAGTTATTGTACACGAAAGAGGACATCTCGAGGGCGTACTTCCCGGGGAACACGGTGAGCTCGAAGATGCCACCGGCGTTGATGAGTGTCTGGCGTGCCAGGGCGTTGATGTTCATCGTGTCGCGGAAGTGCGGGCTTAGCAGCTTGTGCACGGGGTGCACCACGCTGAGCTGCCGGTTCGTCGCGATCACGAACGGCTCGATCACCGCGTGCGTGTTCAGCCTGCAAAAAGGCACACGAAACATCAAAGGGACAGCAAACTTTCTCTGGCAGTGTTTCAGAACAGATGGAGGCAGATCTCCGTACCAGTGGCTGATCAGCTGATGCCATCCAGAATCATTGACGCATACGTAAGCCTTGGCAAGCTGCCAGATGTGGCGCTCGACGCCTGAGTGAGCAGGGGTGTACACCTTGCTCACCGCGCCATGCCGCTGGCCGTTGGGGTGGGGCAGGCTAAGCTCGATGGCCAGGGGCTTCAGCGTGCCATCTTCCTTCAAGAACAGCAGGGTCCTGGTGGCGTAGATGAAGTTGCCCTTCAACTTGTTGATCTGGTCAAGGTATGGCATGAAGTGATCGTGGTGGTCCAGGATGAAGAGCCTGTTCTTCCTTAGCGCCTGCAAATGTTGTGTTATCAGAATAAAGCAATAGTTCCTGCCAACTATTTCTGTACCAAATGTTTCAGTTATGCATCGGTTAAGTTGTTCAGCATACTTCCTGCACTGTCAGGCCTTCCAGGTTGTGCTGAATATGGGCTTCAGTAATTTTGCTGGTATGGTCCCCGTACACTCTTCGGTCTAGGGTACTTTTAGCAGGAAAGTCCTGTGATCATCAAACAGGAAAAAAATTAACATACTATATTAAAACTTCCTATGGGAGAAAATGCATCCGATACAAGGTTCTAACCTTCAGACGTCTGATGACCACTGGGTTCACGCCTGCAAGCATTTCTCGAGCAAACTCCTCATCAGTCCTCCAGCCAAACTTATCTTGTGGAACCTTGTTGCGTGCATCTAGTGCAAACCAAGATTTAGGCAAGATCACGAAACAATTATTTGTACGAACTACCGGATCAACACTAAATGTTCGCCGAAAGTTTATACCTGATTGGATGACATTTGGAAGGGGCATCTTTAGGGGGTCGTCGTGAGCACCAACCGGCAACATACTTCTAAGCAACTCACTGGGTATCCTCTTCCTAATCTCAGCCATTAGTGGGTTATTGGGTGCTTCCGGACCAAGTTCATAGAGTCCCAGGATGTCTTCAAATGAATCAAACTCATTTCGCGTATCATCGGTGTAGGCTTCTATCGCTGGAACAACAGCCTCAATGACTGCCTTCAGGGAGTACCCAAGGAAGTCTGACATCTTGAGATGTCCAAAGCGTTCATCACGCGGGACATAGATGTTCAGGTTGAGCAGAAAAAGCCTGCTCTCCGAATTTGGGTCTGGATAGAAGATCAAGAGACAAAGGATATCAGCCAAATGTTGCATGGTTCCGTAACCTTGTATGGGTGAAAATGCAGTGACCTGCACTCACCTGTTTTCGTTGGGCGCCGTCCAGTTCTGCCACGGCGAGGATATGGGTGTTCTTTGCTGCCACCGAGGATCGGCCGTACCTTATCTTTGCCATGGTCTGGATCACCAAGGTCGTTGTAGTAGTCATAACGGTAGACACGATCATGCTCCTTGTATGGTCCAGGATTATTGTCACCTCGGAGAATCTTAAGTTCCTCGTTCCGGTAAGGCACCAATGGCGCAGGCATTTTGCTAGGCAGATATGTCTGCAATGTAGAAAGAGGGTGATGTACTGAGGTGGCTGGTTCTCTTGTAACATTAAACAAAAGTATTGCTGATATAAGTATGGAATGAGATAATTATATGATAACATAAGTATGCTTATATTTGTGCATTGACATATCAGAGTATAAATTCTAAATTTTAGCAAAGGCATGCCAAGTTCGCTGTATATTCTTACCAGTAAGCAAAATGATCTAGTCATATCAACAATTAAGTTCTTTCCGTTCATGAATTATATCTGTGCGTGCTTATCTTTGTGCAATGTGAGCCATTTTGTGTGCACTAAAATGAACCTCGAATTTCTGTCTCCATATCGTCTCTGATTATGAAGAGACAGTAACTTGTTTTTTACTATCTTGCTTACATGATCCTCAAAAGTTTACATGTTTCCACCTTAAAAACGGATGGGATTTTTTTTACAAGACGTCTAAAATTTATGTGCAATGTTAGTTGAATCACAAATTATGTATATACACTGCAGTGTCCATCAATAAGCAGGATAGTACTACAGCAGCAGAGAAATGGGAAACAACGCACAACGCAGGAGAGAGTGATTCAGGGAGAAGGAATCTAGGAGAACAACTCACGTCGTTTGCGAAGAAGATGCGGTCGTGGGCGTAGTGGTTGTGGTTGTAGACCCATGAGTTGGCGACGAAGACCACGGTGCCCTTGCCGGGGACGCCCTCTAGGGTTAGAGTCTTGAGGAAGACCTCCTCGGTCTGGTGGTTCCTGACGATGACGGCGCCGGGGATGCCCTGCGAGTCGTCCCACTCGAAGTTCACCCGGAACATGGACTCCCCCGCCTCCGTCGACTTCACCGTCATCACCAGCTCCTCCAGGTGCGCCGGCTTCCCGTCTTTCCCTTTGCCCCCATTTTCTGGAATCGATCGCCATGCCCACGACAACAGTCAGCAGAAGTGCAGAACAGAAAAGGAGAGGAGATGAGCGTGGGCTGCCCCTCGCCCCCTTTGTTTTAACGGCCCAAAGACAACAGGATTTCCCCTGATTTTAGTATTTTACGAGAATTGAATAGCTTGGTACGAAATTCTCGTGAAATTCCACGTGTCATTTCTCTCTCCAGGAAACAAACTCAACCTCTCGAGAGGCACCTGGACCAGCACTAAATGAAGGCACGCAGCTCTACCTCACCTCTCGAGGGCACGCCACTTACTAAAATAGCACCGTTAATGGATAAATTTTAGAGCAATACAAGCACCCACTAAGTAGAGGACTCGAATCCGAATAAGTACAGGTTCCATCGTAAAATAACCTAATCAAGAAAATATAGAAACATCCATTCGTTCACTACTTAGTACATTGTTTATAGAGAGCATTATGTTAACTATGTCTCTACATTCGTCCTCAATATtgggagagaaaaaaattgaTTGTTCTGTACATCGCTACGGGTAACAGTACAGTACAAAGATCTTAAGGTAATAATAAtataattaaatttattttatattaaaattataTGTCAAGGAACAATAGTTCGGAACAAATATATTCTCAAAATCAATATAAcagattttagaaaaatattgAGTTTGAACGTGTTACTACACCACACGTGTCCATCATTTGCTAATATTGAGCTTACTGGGGTCGGCCGCCGTGGCGCTGACGAGCTGGAACGCGAGCCCCGTGTCCTGTCCGAGGAACCGGTGCAGGCCGTCGAGGAGCGACGCGTGGAAGTGGTCGAAGATGAGCGCCTCCTTCCGCACCAGCACCGCGGTGCCGCGGATCCGGCCGTGCTTCCACGCCGCCTTGTTCTTCCCCGCCAGCCGGTCCGCCACCGCGTGGAGCAGCATGCTTGCTAGCTTGTTCCTCCTCGCGCTCTCAAAGGAAAGAGTGACCTGCTGCCTGCCCCTGCCCTGCCAACGTGCTGCCCCCCAGCAAACCAAGCTGCTAGCGGCTATGGAACAGTACGTGGCCTACtgagctctgctgctgctgctgctgacacGAGCTGCTGGGAGCCTGAAACTTATAGGCCGTGGCAACTCGGGCAAGGTGTCGTGCCACACGTGGGGGGACCGGGACGGAGGCATGCATACTGGCACCCCCATCGTCTCGGTCGCCCCTGTTCACACTATATGTCACTATGTATGTAATGAATGTATGCCCCATGCCGCGCCGGAGAGGATGACAGCCAATCGCCGGG is a genomic window containing:
- the LOC117838364 gene encoding probable linoleate 9S-lipoxygenase 4, with the protein product MLLHAVADRLAGKNKAAWKHGRIRGTAVLVRKEALIFDHFHASLLDGLHRFLGQDTGLAFQLVSATAADPKNGGKGKDGKPAHLEELVMTVKSTEAGESMFRVNFEWDDSQGIPGAVIVRNHQTEEVFLKTLTLEGVPGKGTVVFVANSWVYNHNHYAHDRIFFANDTYLPSKMPAPLVPYRNEELKILRGDNNPGPYKEHDRVYRYDYYNDLGDPDHGKDKVRPILGGSKEHPYPRRGRTGRRPTKTDPNSESRLFLLNLNIYVPRDERFGHLKMSDFLGYSLKAVIEAVVPAIEAYTDDTRNEFDSFEDILGLYELGPEAPNNPLMAEIRKRIPSELLRSMLPVGAHDDPLKMPLPNVIQSDARNKVPQDKFGWRTDEEFAREMLAGVNPVVIRRLKDFPAKSTLDRRVYGDHTSKITEAHIQHNLEGLTVQEALRKNRLFILDHHDHFMPYLDQINKLKGNFIYATRTLLFLKEDGTLKPLAIELSLPHPNGQRHGAVSKVYTPAHSGVERHIWQLAKAYVCVNDSGWHQLISHWLNTHAVIEPFVIATNRQLSVVHPVHKLLSPHFRDTMNINALARQTLINAGGIFELTVFPGKYALEMSSFVYNNWNLTEQALPNDLIKRGVAVPDASDPFGVRLLIKDYPYAKDGLMIWWTIEQWVKEYLAIYYHNDGEVRRDAELQAWWKEVREVAHGDLKDRDWWPKMITVKELTRTCTTIIWVASALHAAVNFGQYPYAGYLPNRPTVSRRPMPEPGTKEYAQLEAGQEEADKVYIRTITSQLQTILGISLIEILSKHSSDEVYLGQRDEPERWTSDAKALDAFKRFGSRLVEIEKRIVKMNNDPANKNRTGPVKMPYMLLYPNTSDVTGEKGEGLKAMGIPNSISI